The Kitasatospora paranensis genome has a window encoding:
- a CDS encoding L-ribulose-5-phosphate 4-epimerase, with protein sequence MSDSIDLLREQVSDLHQELVRYNLVVWTAGNVSARVPGEDLFVIKPSGVPYDELTPENMILCDLDGTVVAGEHSPSSDTAAHAYVYRHMPEVGGVVHTHSTYASAWAARGEAVPCVLTAMADEFGAEIPIGPFALIGDDSIGRGIVETLTGHRSPAVLMKSHGVFTIGKDAEAAVKAAVMCEDVARTVHISCQLGEPLPIAQADIDALNHRYRHVYGQQTAPVAR encoded by the coding sequence GTGAGCGACTCCATCGATCTCCTCCGCGAGCAGGTCTCCGACCTGCACCAGGAACTCGTCCGCTACAACCTGGTCGTGTGGACGGCCGGCAACGTCTCCGCCCGGGTGCCCGGCGAGGACCTGTTCGTGATCAAGCCGAGCGGCGTCCCGTACGACGAGCTCACCCCCGAGAACATGATCCTCTGCGACCTGGACGGGACCGTGGTGGCGGGGGAGCACAGCCCGTCCTCGGACACCGCCGCGCACGCCTACGTCTACCGCCACATGCCCGAGGTCGGGGGAGTGGTGCACACCCACTCCACCTACGCCAGCGCCTGGGCCGCCCGCGGCGAGGCGGTGCCCTGCGTGCTCACCGCGATGGCCGACGAGTTCGGCGCCGAGATCCCGATCGGCCCGTTCGCCCTCATCGGCGACGACTCCATCGGCCGCGGCATCGTGGAGACCCTCACCGGCCACCGCTCGCCCGCCGTGCTGATGAAGAGCCACGGCGTGTTCACCATCGGCAAGGACGCCGAGGCCGCCGTGAAGGCCGCCGTCATGTGCGAGGACGTCGCCCGCACCGTCCACATCTCGTGCCAGCTCGGCGAGCCCCTGCCCATCGCCCAGGCCGACATCGACGCCCTCAACCACCGCTACCGACACGTCTACGGCCAGCAGACCGCGCCCGTGGCCCGGTGA